One region of Candidatus Bathyarchaeia archaeon genomic DNA includes:
- a CDS encoding substrate-binding domain-containing protein, translated as MRKMLLVWVTVLVVAVIASVAATNYYLRGSARERVIVSTTTSLYDTELLDAVEAEFEAKYPIDLNFISVGTGIAIQHAQRGDADLILVHSPPDEKNFLTGGIGVNRKIAAYNFFAIVGPVSDPVQIESLQPLQALSKIAENGRNGMAKWVSRGDNSGTHSKEKSLWASAGFTYADVSKESWYINAGSGMGETLKKADYFDAYTLADTGTYLKYYNDGLITLEVLIKEEKDLLNVYSAIAVNQTLHPSVNFNGAMTFIKWLISEEGQQIIEDFGKETYSQSLFSAAVKVLKENTDPTIAQWIKGYAYFNGTECPSQYRIGYAELYP; from the coding sequence ATGAGAAAAATGCTTCTAGTCTGGGTAACTGTGCTTGTTGTCGCGGTTATCGCTTCAGTTGCAGCAACCAACTATTACCTGCGAGGATCAGCCAGAGAGCGAGTCATAGTATCAACAACAACAAGCCTCTACGACACAGAACTGCTCGACGCGGTGGAAGCAGAATTCGAAGCTAAATATCCTATCGACCTCAACTTCATATCTGTTGGCACAGGCATAGCCATTCAACATGCACAACGAGGCGACGCAGACCTCATACTGGTCCATTCACCACCTGATGAAAAGAATTTCCTGACCGGTGGAATAGGAGTCAACAGAAAGATCGCAGCCTACAACTTCTTCGCCATAGTAGGGCCTGTGAGTGATCCAGTTCAAATTGAGAGTTTGCAGCCGCTTCAAGCACTGTCAAAGATCGCTGAGAATGGAAGAAATGGCATGGCAAAATGGGTTTCAAGAGGAGACAATTCGGGCACACATTCAAAAGAGAAGAGCCTGTGGGCAAGCGCAGGATTCACCTATGCCGATGTATCTAAAGAAAGCTGGTACATCAACGCCGGCTCAGGCATGGGAGAAACCCTGAAAAAAGCAGACTACTTCGACGCCTACACTCTGGCTGACACAGGAACATACCTGAAGTACTACAATGATGGTCTGATAACGCTTGAAGTCCTGATCAAAGAGGAAAAAGACCTGCTAAACGTGTACAGCGCCATAGCGGTCAACCAAACATTGCACCCGTCAGTCAACTTCAACGGCGCAATGACATTCATCAAATGGCTCATCTCAGAAGAAGGACAACAGATCATTGAGGATTTCGGGAAGGAAACCTACAGCCAAAGCTTATTCTCTGCAGCCGTGAAAGTCCTGAAGGAAAACACGGATCCAACCATTGCTCAATGGATCAAAGGTTACGCCTACTTCAACGGCACCGAATGCCCAAGCCAATATCGAATCGGTTACGCAGAGTTATAC
- a CDS encoding DNA polymerase ligase N-terminal domain-containing protein translates to MSAASARFVIQKHQATHLHYDFRLEMDNVLKSWAAPKEPPTQSGIRRLAVQVEDHELSYIDFKGTIPEGEYGAGTVEIWDKGTYTLQSRTEKIIEFTLHGSKLSGNYALVNFKENNWLLIKKKT, encoded by the coding sequence ATGTCCGCTGCGTCGGCTAGATTTGTCATACAGAAGCATCAAGCCACTCATCTCCACTATGACTTCCGCCTAGAAATGGACAATGTACTGAAGAGTTGGGCTGCGCCCAAGGAGCCGCCAACTCAGTCAGGTATCAGAAGACTTGCGGTGCAGGTGGAAGACCATGAACTAAGCTACATTGATTTCAAAGGCACAATTCCAGAAGGCGAATACGGTGCGGGCACAGTTGAGATCTGGGACAAAGGCACATACACGCTGCAGAGTCGAACCGAAAAGATAATCGAATTTACTCTACACGGCTCAAAACTGAGCGGCAACTATGCGTTAGTCAACTTCAAAGAAAACAACTGGCTGCTTATCAAAAAGAAAACCTAG
- a CDS encoding Hsp20/alpha crystallin family protein — MSDRWWRRKRRHDQWFNDSFNEVDKIEKDFDEMIHRAFRNPMEEERTRRRYSSQLAGQPLSQPFSSRINELNEPLVDVFVDEDYVVVVVELLGADRNSIDLHATESKLMISVDLLGRRYSREIDLPARVDAKSSISTLKNGVLEVRLRKLGEKLVIR; from the coding sequence TTGAGCGACCGCTGGTGGCGACGCAAGAGACGTCATGACCAATGGTTCAACGACTCCTTCAACGAGGTCGACAAGATCGAGAAGGACTTCGATGAGATGATTCACCGCGCTTTCAGAAATCCTATGGAGGAGGAAAGAACGCGCAGACGCTACTCCAGTCAACTTGCAGGCCAGCCACTATCTCAACCGTTCAGTTCACGAATCAATGAATTGAATGAGCCTTTAGTTGATGTGTTCGTTGATGAAGACTACGTTGTAGTTGTGGTTGAACTGCTCGGGGCGGACAGGAATTCAATTGATCTTCATGCTACAGAAAGCAAATTGATGATTTCTGTGGATTTGTTGGGACGAAGATATAGCAGAGAAATCGACCTGCCAGCCAGAGTTGACGCCAAATCATCAATTTCAACGCTGAAAAACGGAGTACTAGAAGTTCGCTTAAGGAAATTGGGCGAAAAACTCGTCATTCGATAA
- a CDS encoding Xaa-Pro peptidase family protein produces MRSNLGENRVRRFQSLMEQKGIGASMIRNLYSFTYFAGTSWWQPAVLIPAKDEPIIFAFEDEVEELQEKTWINNVLGYRKVEELMRAVTENTRKLSGSGALGFDIDIDASALLYEQFKIMHPDKKIVDVHGLIMQLRMVKDPTEIENIRRASRCAESAVQAAVESVRVGVTETAVAGEAQRAARNKGADSVLVYVNAGSPRVHAHPRDKAVKAGDTVKVDIMPSYNGYYSDLAHTVFVRPVTEEKKRAYGAVVEAGEAYTKALRSDMPLDELEKIVQNVYNKHGVQKYYIYGFAHGVGLRFEEDPITTIVVAERKQKTLENMVLNVGHAPLSGKEIGAVKIEDTVLVKKEGAEKLTNFERDLQIV; encoded by the coding sequence TTGAGATCAAACTTAGGCGAAAATCGAGTGAGACGTTTCCAGTCGTTGATGGAACAGAAAGGCATCGGCGCCTCGATGATCAGGAATCTCTATAGTTTCACATATTTTGCGGGGACCAGTTGGTGGCAGCCCGCCGTGCTAATCCCCGCTAAAGACGAACCTATCATCTTTGCCTTCGAAGACGAAGTGGAAGAGCTCCAAGAAAAAACGTGGATAAACAACGTGCTAGGCTACAGGAAAGTGGAGGAACTAATGCGCGCCGTCACGGAAAACACTCGAAAACTCAGCGGCTCAGGAGCTTTAGGCTTTGACATTGACATCGACGCTTCTGCACTGCTCTATGAGCAGTTCAAAATCATGCATCCTGACAAGAAGATAGTGGACGTTCACGGATTAATCATGCAGCTCAGGATGGTCAAGGATCCGACGGAAATAGAGAATATTCGAAGAGCGTCACGATGCGCTGAAAGCGCAGTGCAAGCCGCAGTAGAATCAGTGCGCGTCGGAGTAACCGAAACAGCAGTTGCTGGCGAAGCACAGCGAGCCGCTCGAAACAAAGGCGCGGATTCGGTTTTGGTCTACGTTAACGCTGGTAGCCCGCGAGTTCATGCTCATCCGAGGGACAAAGCGGTTAAGGCGGGTGACACGGTCAAAGTTGACATTATGCCTTCGTACAATGGGTACTACTCGGATCTGGCCCATACAGTTTTTGTGCGTCCAGTTACTGAGGAGAAGAAGAGGGCGTACGGCGCCGTGGTAGAAGCTGGGGAGGCATATACCAAGGCGCTTAGATCGGACATGCCCCTAGACGAATTGGAGAAGATCGTACAGAACGTTTACAACAAGCACGGAGTGCAGAAATACTATATTTACGGATTCGCACATGGCGTTGGTCTGAGATTTGAAGAAGACCCGATTACGACAATAGTGGTAGCAGAAAGGAAACAGAAAACATTAGAGAACATGGTGCTCAACGTGGGACACGCACCGCTGTCGGGCAAAGAGATCGGCGCAGTGAAAATCGAAGACACAGTCCTGGTTAAGAAGGAAGGAGCTGAAAAACTCACCAATTTCGAAAGAGACCTGCAAATAGTCTAG
- the hsp20 gene encoding archaeal heat shock protein Hsp20, giving the protein MSDEDIPEWFRRRVRRPFSRDWLFGDVDDIFRDMEEMMQREFKEFTTKLPKDLVRERRLPDGSTVKEWGPFVYGYSMTIGPDGKPQIREFGNVKPSKPETLFGPKRPTVDIKEEREPLVDVISTDSEVKVVAEVPGVEKKDIKLYATEKALTISVDTPDRKYYKEVELQASIDPKTAKSVYKNGVLEVTLTKAKEEKKPKGELVRIE; this is encoded by the coding sequence GTGTCAGACGAAGACATCCCTGAATGGTTCCGCCGACGCGTGCGACGTCCTTTCTCACGAGACTGGCTGTTTGGGGACGTAGATGACATATTTCGCGACATGGAAGAGATGATGCAACGGGAATTCAAGGAATTCACAACAAAACTGCCCAAAGATCTTGTTCGTGAGCGTCGCCTACCAGATGGTTCAACCGTGAAAGAATGGGGGCCATTCGTTTATGGCTACTCGATGACGATTGGTCCGGATGGAAAACCGCAGATTAGAGAGTTTGGAAATGTGAAGCCCTCGAAGCCTGAAACGCTTTTTGGACCAAAGCGACCAACAGTTGACATTAAAGAAGAGCGGGAACCGCTTGTCGACGTGATAAGCACAGACAGCGAGGTTAAGGTCGTGGCTGAAGTGCCAGGCGTAGAGAAAAAGGACATCAAGCTCTATGCAACTGAGAAAGCCCTGACGATTTCTGTGGACACACCAGATCGCAAATACTACAAAGAGGTTGAACTTCAAGCAAGTATCGATCCGAAAACTGCGAAGTCAGTGTACAAGAACGGTGTCCTAGAAGTCACGTTGACTAAGGCTAAAGAAGAGAAGAAGCCGAAGGGTGAGCTCGTAAGAATAGAGTGA
- the pfkA gene encoding 6-phosphofructokinase, with the protein MKKIGVVTSGGDAPGINAAIRAVVRTAYSMSLEVVGFQRGWEGVMTNDSKPLTPRSVGGILHLGGTILHTHRCPEFETKKGTKKAARTLTRADVEGLVVIGGDGSFRGACALSKETDTLIVGVPATIDNDVYGTDETIGFDTAVNTAVTEIDKVRDTAISHERTFIVEVMGRDRGFLALTAGLTSGAEVIIVPEIKTKTQTVVQTLRENWQKGKRSSIIVKAEGAGDARLLAKEIETRLGSEVRISVLGYAQRGGSPTARSRLLASLFGNQAVDIILKGQGNKIVGLQNGQIGTLNMEKSCNSTRPLDLNLLLLANVLAT; encoded by the coding sequence TTGAAAAAGATAGGAGTTGTCACAAGCGGAGGGGATGCGCCAGGGATAAACGCAGCAATCCGCGCAGTCGTTCGTACGGCTTACTCAATGAGCTTGGAAGTCGTGGGGTTTCAAAGAGGTTGGGAAGGCGTGATGACAAATGACTCAAAGCCGTTGACACCGCGTTCAGTAGGCGGAATCTTACATCTCGGCGGCACAATTCTGCACACTCACAGATGCCCCGAGTTTGAAACAAAGAAGGGAACCAAGAAAGCAGCTAGAACACTTACCAGAGCAGACGTTGAAGGCCTTGTGGTCATAGGAGGCGACGGCTCCTTCAGAGGCGCCTGCGCGTTGAGCAAAGAAACCGACACGCTTATAGTAGGAGTGCCCGCCACTATCGACAATGATGTTTACGGCACAGACGAAACCATAGGCTTCGACACAGCCGTAAACACAGCAGTCACAGAAATAGACAAGGTCCGTGACACAGCAATTTCTCATGAGCGAACTTTCATCGTTGAAGTCATGGGAAGAGACCGAGGCTTCCTCGCCCTTACAGCAGGCCTCACATCAGGCGCTGAAGTTATCATCGTGCCCGAAATCAAAACCAAAACACAGACAGTAGTCCAAACCTTGCGAGAAAACTGGCAAAAAGGGAAACGATCAAGCATTATTGTGAAGGCTGAAGGCGCCGGAGACGCCCGACTGCTTGCTAAAGAAATCGAGACTCGCCTGGGTTCAGAGGTCCGGATTAGCGTTCTGGGCTATGCTCAAAGAGGCGGAAGCCCAACGGCGAGGAGCAGACTATTAGCCAGTCTATTCGGAAACCAAGCCGTCGACATCATTTTGAAGGGACAAGGCAACAAGATAGTTGGGCTTCAAAATGGACAAATAGGCACTCTGAACATGGAAAAGTCATGCAACAGCACAAGACCGCTTGATTTGAACCTTCTGTTGCTGGCCAATGTGTTGGCAACGTGA
- a CDS encoding superoxide dismutase, with product MESSKFYSLPKLQYGYKDLEPHMTEQQLTIHHQKHHQAYVNGANSLLERLDKARKEGSDIDMKATLKELSWNIGGHRLHSLFWENLAPVGKGGGKPSGALASAIDKEFGSFDRFKKEFTQASMSVEGSGWGALTLCRLTGRPLIMQIEKHNTNIYPGFRIVMVLDVFEHAYYIDFKNDRAKFVETFWNIVNWNTIAKRFEEASK from the coding sequence ATGGAATCAAGCAAATTTTACTCTTTGCCAAAACTGCAATACGGATACAAAGATTTGGAGCCACACATGACAGAGCAGCAACTGACTATTCATCATCAGAAGCATCACCAAGCATACGTTAACGGCGCAAACAGCCTTCTAGAGAGATTGGACAAGGCACGAAAGGAAGGCTCAGACATAGACATGAAGGCTACACTGAAAGAGTTGTCGTGGAACATCGGGGGACACAGGTTACATTCGCTTTTCTGGGAGAACTTGGCGCCTGTTGGGAAAGGCGGCGGAAAACCTAGCGGAGCCCTAGCCAGTGCAATCGACAAAGAGTTCGGAAGCTTTGACCGGTTTAAGAAAGAGTTTACCCAAGCCTCGATGAGCGTTGAAGGCTCAGGATGGGGCGCACTCACACTTTGCAGACTAACCGGCAGGCCGTTGATAATGCAGATTGAGAAACACAACACAAACATCTACCCGGGATTTAGAATAGTGATGGTTCTCGACGTGTTCGAGCACGCCTACTACATTGACTTCAAGAATGACAGAGCAAAGTTCGTGGAAACTTTCTGGAACATTGTCAACTGGAACACGATCGCCAAGAGGTTTGAAGAAGCATCAAAGTAG
- a CDS encoding chorismate-binding protein, producing MAKCPKCKKEVDKPKKTWKMAGRKDKSGKRTELTIGLFEHCGKTFRSVLNKRKI from the coding sequence ATGGCTAAATGCCCCAAATGCAAGAAAGAAGTTGACAAACCAAAGAAAACTTGGAAGATGGCTGGCAGGAAAGACAAGAGCGGAAAGAGAACCGAACTCACAATTGGGCTTTTTGAACACTGCGGCAAAACCTTTAGGTCAGTGCTTAACAAGCGCAAGATCTAA
- a CDS encoding peptidylprolyl isomerase, with amino-acid sequence MAKMSREQRIRARKEKAFRRRMMALAVIVVVVVPVVLFYYFGSRPNADLNRILLKTTMGDITIQLYDDMPTTTGNFRNLVKGGVYDDTIFHRVVHDFVIQGGDATAKGIDVAAILDELPNKHSNVRGSVAMAKTSEPNSATSQFYINLKDNSDDLDSNYSVFGTVTAGMDVVDAIGNVATDSDDKPLQDVRIIKAELIK; translated from the coding sequence ATGGCGAAGATGAGTCGCGAACAGAGGATTAGGGCGAGGAAGGAAAAAGCCTTTCGACGCAGGATGATGGCTTTAGCGGTAATTGTCGTCGTTGTGGTTCCTGTGGTGTTGTTTTACTATTTCGGGAGCAGACCCAACGCGGATCTTAATAGGATTCTTCTTAAAACGACTATGGGAGACATCACGATTCAACTGTATGATGATATGCCTACCACAACAGGTAATTTCAGGAATCTTGTCAAAGGTGGAGTCTATGACGACACCATTTTTCATAGGGTAGTTCATGATTTCGTAATTCAGGGCGGAGATGCCACTGCAAAGGGGATCGACGTCGCAGCAATTCTTGATGAGCTTCCGAACAAACATAGCAACGTCAGAGGGTCAGTGGCAATGGCGAAGACAAGCGAGCCGAATTCTGCTACAAGTCAGTTTTACATTAACCTGAAAGACAATTCGGATGATTTGGATAGCAATTACTCTGTTTTTGGAACAGTGACTGCAGGCATGGATGTTGTCGACGCAATAGGAAATGTCGCGACTGACAGTGATGACAAACCTTTGCAGGATGTAAGAATAATCAAGGCAGAACTCATAAAATGA
- a CDS encoding cupredoxin domain-containing protein, with protein sequence MSTTGKGLTAIAIAIGVVAVALSGYLLATVPSQLAKMQSDFDAKLAYTPQTRALTISMGEGKIVMENETTGDDFIAGEFHRWEPDTITVYKGDTIQLTVKNPRSNAHSFVSTDFAVDTGRIPGRNEQPNDAQRTVVKTFVVDEVGVFQFKCGIDHDHTLGNCDVDHSRMVGYLIVLEP encoded by the coding sequence GTGAGTACTACAGGAAAAGGATTGACCGCTATAGCCATAGCAATCGGGGTCGTAGCTGTCGCCCTAAGCGGGTATTTATTGGCAACCGTGCCATCTCAACTGGCAAAGATGCAGAGTGACTTCGACGCGAAACTAGCATACACGCCTCAGACACGGGCTCTAACCATAAGCATGGGAGAAGGAAAGATAGTGATGGAAAACGAAACAACGGGTGATGATTTCATAGCCGGAGAATTCCATCGATGGGAACCAGATACCATCACTGTTTACAAAGGCGACACAATTCAGTTAACGGTGAAGAACCCACGTAGCAACGCGCATTCTTTCGTGTCAACTGACTTTGCTGTTGACACGGGCAGAATTCCCGGAAGAAACGAGCAACCGAACGACGCACAGCGAACTGTCGTCAAGACCTTTGTTGTCGACGAAGTTGGAGTCTTCCAATTCAAATGCGGCATAGACCACGACCACACGCTAGGAAACTGTGACGTTGACCACAGCAGAATGGTTGGTTATCTGATCGTCTTAGAGCCCTAA
- a CDS encoding 4Fe-4S binding protein, protein MSTQLEVLEVRALKGRRNTRTTHSLRNRVISKATAFQITAVTLIALALIGLTSSLSRAQTPTRREIDIKAFMFGYDPSEIVVNQGDTVLIRFSSLDVSHGFYIDGYEIKTEIIQNDGAESNETRELMFVADKAGVFRFRCTLTCGYFHPFMIGKLRVEPANQFLFSSILAVAAAFGLFAIMVPRSKVYGNPDPSNPYLFRFDLLKIGIVNRLLKLRSWQFWVQYPNLLFFILVILTGVFGTQVGNKNLSIMFVWILWWAALMLFLVPVLARFWCMICPLPSFGEWTQRGTITGKKEKRFGLNLKWPKKLDNIWIQNLDFLATSMFIGILITRPWATGYLMVLLIATPLILSLVFKDRVFCRYICPVAGFIGLYSMFSTLELRVRDRKVCLEHPGKECIKGSDKGYGCPWLEFPQNMNRNAYCGLCTECLKTCPKDNTTLYLRMGGEDLYVEPWHGIKKRGFDEAWKAFIMATLAFLYGLTFMGPYSWLKDMANMASLPQWGSFAVLVWGSTLVAFPAVYFVFIALSKLASRVKEMPLKKLFINYSYTLVPMGLLAWIAFSIAILFINGSYIIAVISDPFGWGWDLFGTKHFAWQPFLSGLVPYLQVLILIVGLIFALRTTIKISMRTFTEKTQAVRASIPVGVMHVGYTVLLLWLWVG, encoded by the coding sequence TTGTCAACTCAGCTTGAGGTTCTAGAGGTTCGTGCCTTAAAAGGGCGGAGAAATACGAGAACAACACATTCGCTGAGGAATCGAGTCATTTCAAAAGCAACAGCTTTTCAAATCACAGCTGTAACATTGATTGCTCTAGCCCTCATTGGGTTGACTTCCTCTCTTAGCAGAGCTCAGACTCCAACTCGCAGAGAAATAGACATCAAAGCGTTCATGTTTGGCTACGATCCGTCCGAAATCGTCGTTAATCAAGGCGACACAGTCCTTATTCGTTTCTCTTCGTTAGATGTGTCGCATGGATTCTACATCGACGGATACGAAATCAAAACGGAGATCATCCAAAACGATGGAGCCGAGAGCAATGAGACTAGAGAGTTGATGTTTGTAGCCGATAAAGCAGGAGTCTTCAGATTTCGTTGCACACTAACTTGCGGCTATTTCCACCCGTTCATGATAGGAAAACTGAGAGTAGAACCCGCGAATCAGTTCTTGTTTTCATCAATTCTAGCTGTTGCAGCGGCATTCGGCTTATTCGCGATCATGGTTCCACGCTCAAAGGTCTATGGCAATCCAGACCCTTCAAACCCGTACTTATTTAGGTTTGACCTGCTAAAAATAGGAATAGTCAACCGCTTGCTGAAACTTCGTTCTTGGCAGTTCTGGGTGCAATACCCAAACCTTCTATTTTTCATACTAGTGATATTGACGGGAGTTTTCGGTACTCAAGTCGGAAACAAGAACCTCTCGATAATGTTTGTTTGGATTCTCTGGTGGGCTGCCCTAATGTTGTTTCTAGTTCCTGTCCTCGCGAGATTCTGGTGCATGATTTGCCCCCTGCCTTCCTTTGGCGAATGGACTCAAAGAGGAACTATCACTGGCAAAAAGGAGAAGCGATTCGGGCTGAATCTCAAATGGCCCAAGAAACTCGACAACATCTGGATACAAAACCTCGACTTCCTCGCCACATCAATGTTCATTGGAATACTCATCACACGACCTTGGGCTACAGGGTACTTGATGGTTCTGTTGATTGCGACTCCACTCATACTGTCTCTTGTGTTCAAAGACCGCGTGTTTTGTCGATACATCTGTCCAGTCGCTGGATTCATTGGACTCTACAGCATGTTCTCCACTCTGGAACTGAGAGTCCGAGACCGCAAAGTCTGCCTTGAGCACCCGGGAAAAGAATGCATCAAAGGAAGTGACAAAGGCTACGGTTGTCCCTGGCTTGAATTCCCACAAAACATGAACCGAAACGCCTACTGCGGTTTGTGCACTGAATGCTTGAAAACCTGCCCAAAAGACAACACGACCTTATACCTAAGGATGGGCGGCGAAGATCTATACGTTGAACCATGGCATGGCATAAAGAAAAGAGGTTTCGACGAGGCGTGGAAAGCCTTCATCATGGCAACCTTAGCCTTTCTATATGGGCTAACATTCATGGGACCTTACTCGTGGCTAAAAGACATGGCAAACATGGCAAGCCTGCCGCAGTGGGGTTCGTTCGCGGTCCTGGTTTGGGGCTCAACGCTTGTGGCTTTTCCAGCAGTGTACTTTGTCTTCATCGCCCTCTCGAAGCTTGCTTCACGGGTCAAGGAAATGCCTTTGAAAAAATTGTTCATCAACTACTCATACACGCTTGTTCCTATGGGTCTGTTGGCTTGGATAGCCTTTAGCATAGCGATACTCTTCATCAACGGTTCCTACATAATTGCCGTCATTTCCGATCCATTCGGCTGGGGCTGGGATCTTTTCGGAACCAAACACTTTGCATGGCAGCCATTTCTATCAGGTTTAGTGCCGTATCTTCAGGTTTTGATTCTCATCGTAGGCCTCATCTTTGCACTGAGAACTACAATAAAAATCTCAATGAGAACCTTCACCGAGAAAACGCAAGCTGTGAGAGCGTCAATTCCTGTTGGGGTAATGCATGTGGGTTACACGGTGCTTCTTCTATGGCTTTGGGTAGGTTGA
- a CDS encoding carboxypeptidase regulatory-like domain-containing protein — protein sequence MVINKTELLAFGLVFIALVPVPLGIFYLDQNVFGEQREIRIATRQWEFIPNEIIVKKDDMITLFVTSEDVIHGFQMMDYGIRAEIKPGEPQRFSFVADKAGEFFYRCFIPCGVGHSTIAHSGKFKVEDKSPPGSLRVYVTSVDGIFLEGASVTITGPKKAEGITNTDGQYVFSDLTAGDYSVKAVASGYGTNSTTAMVRGEAATTVTVVLTAAAVKVFNIEAWTQEKGGFKVAESEDGKTIIVNQGDIVRLIVKSMDVAHSLALHDFDVDTDYIEKGETITLEFTAIVAGTFTYDCMVYCSPQHSNMKGTLVVNSA from the coding sequence ATGGTAATAAACAAAACCGAACTCCTAGCTTTCGGATTAGTATTCATCGCTCTGGTGCCCGTGCCATTAGGCATATTCTACCTAGATCAAAATGTTTTCGGCGAACAACGCGAGATCCGCATTGCAACTAGACAATGGGAATTCATACCTAACGAGATAATTGTAAAGAAAGATGACATGATTACGCTTTTTGTCACGAGCGAAGACGTTATCCACGGCTTTCAGATGATGGACTATGGGATAAGAGCGGAAATAAAACCAGGTGAACCACAAAGGTTCAGTTTCGTCGCCGACAAAGCAGGAGAGTTCTTCTACAGATGCTTCATACCCTGCGGTGTCGGACACAGCACCATCGCCCACTCAGGCAAATTCAAAGTTGAGGATAAATCACCTCCAGGAAGCCTACGAGTCTACGTGACAAGTGTTGATGGAATCTTCCTAGAAGGGGCATCGGTCACAATCACAGGACCAAAGAAAGCAGAAGGAATCACCAACACAGACGGTCAGTACGTATTCAGTGACCTTACAGCTGGAGACTACTCGGTTAAAGCCGTGGCATCCGGATATGGAACGAACTCAACCACCGCTATGGTGCGCGGCGAGGCAGCAACAACTGTTACAGTTGTTCTCACTGCAGCTGCCGTAAAAGTGTTTAACATCGAGGCTTGGACTCAAGAAAAGGGCGGCTTTAAGGTTGCAGAAAGTGAAGATGGTAAAACTATAATCGTCAACCAAGGCGACATTGTCAGGCTGATCGTGAAATCAATGGACGTGGCCCACAGCTTAGCTTTGCACGATTTCGATGTGGACACCGACTACATAGAAAAAGGAGAAACCATCACACTCGAGTTCACGGCTATTGTGGCTGGGACCTTCACTTACGATTGCATGGTGTACTGTAGTCCCCAACATTCAAACATGAAAGGAACTCTCGTTGTCAACTCAGCTTGA
- a CDS encoding winged helix-turn-helix domain-containing protein codes for MSRAFRATLWWIVAGTEGGKTRAKIVLRLKERPMNANQLADYLKMDYKTIRYHLKLLKDNKLVESTGGDYGSMYFLTSKLESNFHVLQEIWEKITKENDNTTTDVKGGGV; via the coding sequence GTGTCGAGAGCCTTCAGAGCGACACTCTGGTGGATTGTGGCTGGAACTGAAGGAGGGAAAACACGAGCCAAGATTGTGCTAAGACTAAAAGAGAGACCCATGAATGCAAACCAATTAGCTGATTACTTGAAGATGGATTACAAAACGATACGTTATCACCTTAAGCTTTTGAAAGATAACAAACTCGTGGAGTCTACTGGAGGCGATTACGGATCGATGTATTTTCTCACATCCAAACTTGAGTCGAACTTTCACGTCCTGCAAGAAATATGGGAAAAAATCACAAAAGAAAACGACAATACGACAACAGATGTTAAAGGAGGTGGTGTTTAA
- a CDS encoding LURP-one-related family protein, with protein sequence MLENRELIVDQRLLSVRNTYVVKDKFGQQLGFIKQEFVSFGPKFWLEDNAGFRLGEIDGKVVTVHHEYEIKDNTGQVRARVKKKILKLFGSEWWMEDPDGNELARINGNIVHHTYDVVAPDKTVIAKVHLNWVTIRDEYCIEIVKQDFNPLLVIGYAIAMDHVEHQNRSSVGRGAKVITKLLGH encoded by the coding sequence ATGTTAGAAAACAGGGAACTCATTGTTGACCAAAGACTGCTGTCGGTAAGGAACACTTATGTAGTTAAGGACAAGTTTGGTCAGCAGTTAGGCTTCATAAAACAGGAGTTTGTTAGTTTTGGACCAAAATTCTGGCTCGAAGACAACGCTGGCTTTCGTTTAGGTGAAATTGACGGAAAAGTAGTCACTGTGCATCACGAGTACGAGATAAAAGACAACACTGGGCAAGTTAGAGCGAGGGTCAAGAAGAAAATTCTAAAGCTTTTCGGAAGCGAATGGTGGATGGAAGACCCAGACGGAAACGAATTAGCAAGAATAAACGGCAACATCGTCCATCACACGTATGACGTCGTCGCGCCAGATAAAACAGTGATCGCAAAGGTTCACCTTAACTGGGTAACAATCCGAGACGAATACTGCATAGAAATCGTTAAACAAGACTTCAATCCGCTTCTGGTTATTGGATATGCTATAGCCATGGATCACGTTGAACATCAAAACAGGAGTTCAGTGGGAAGGGGAGCCAAAGTTATAACAAAACTCCTTGGTCATTAA